CTTTTAAATTAATTAGTAGTTTGATAAAGGCAGGTGGTATCGTGAAAAGATTTAAGCCAGATGTTGTTATTGGTACAGGTGGTTTTGCTAGCGGTCCGCTTTTAAAACGCGCTTCTGGTATGGGAGTACCTTGTGTGTTACAAGAGCAAAATTCTTTTGCAGGAATAACAAATAAGTTATTGGCGGGAAAGTCTAAGAAAATATGTGTTGCTTATGATGGTATGGAGCATTTTTTTCCTTTAGATAAGATTGTAAAAACAGGAAACCCAGTTCGTGAAGATTTGGTTACAATGGCCGCGACTCAGGTAGAAGCTTTAAGCTTTTTTGAACTAGATACAATAAAACCAACCTTAGTTGTTTTAGGAGGGAGTTTGGGAGCAAGAAGAATCAATCAGCTTATTGAAAAGGAGTTGCGTTTCTTTAAAGAATTAGGAATACAATTGGTATGGCAATGCGGTAAGCTGTATTATGAAGAATATAAGAAGTACCAATCAAATGATGTAAAAGTATTTGATTTTCTAAATAGAATGGATTTTGCGTATGCGGCTGCAAACTTTGTAATTAGTAGAGCAGGGGCAGGTTCGGTGTCAGAATTGTGTATTGTTGGAAAACCAGTAATCTATATTCCATCGCCAAATGTAGCAGAAGATCATCAAACTAAAAATGCCATGGCTTTAGTAGAAAAAGAGGCGGCATTAATGGTAAAAGAAAGCGATTTAGCTTCGCAATTTGAAAGTGTTTTTTCAGCGCTTTTTAAAGACGAAGAGAAGCAAAAAGAATTGAGAGTTAATAGCAAGAAAATGGCGATGCCAAATGCTACAAGTGATATTGTAGATGAAATTGAGAAATTATTAAAAAAATAAAAAGAGCCTGAAGATAATTTAGGGTGATGATTATGAACATGAATCAGATACATAGCGTATATTTTTTAGGTATTGGCGGCATAGGAATGTCAGCCTTAGCTAGGTATTTTGTGTATTTAGGTAAGCATGTCGGGGGTTATGATAAAACAGCTTCACCGCTTACTTTAGAATTAGAAGAGGCGGGCATGGCTATTCATTATGAAGATGACTTGGCGCAAATAGATGCTAAATTTTTAGATAAGGAAACTTGTCTTGTAGTGTATACTCCTGCGGTTCCTCAGGATCATTCAGAATTAAATTATTTTTTTGATCATAAATTTGAGATTAAAAAACGTTCAGAAGTACTTGGTTTAGTTACTAATGAAACTTTTTGTTTGGCGGTTGCAGGAACGCATGGGAAGACCACAACATCTAGTATTTTAGCACATATTTTAAAAGAAGCACAACTGCCTATGACGGCGTTTTTAGGTGGCATCTCTGAAGATTTTGGAAGTAATTTTTATTTTCAAGGATCAGAATTTTCGGTGGTAGAGGCAGATGAATTTGATCGTTCGTTTTTACGGTTGTCTCCAGATATAGCTTGTATTACCTCTATGGATGCAGACCATTTAGATATTTATGGTACAGGAGAAGAGTTGCATAAATCATTTAGAGCGTTTGCCGCTCGGTTAAAAGTGGGTGGTAAATTGTTTGTTAGAAACGGATTGCCTATTGAGGGTATTACATATGGTATTGAGGATGACTCTGATTATTGTGCAAAAAATATTGAAATTATAAAAGGTGTTTATGTTTTTGAACTTCAAACACCTACAGTTTTATACAAAGGGATACGTTTTAAGAAGCCGGGAAGACACAATTTATTAAATGCGATTGTAGCTTTAGGGATGGCATTAGAAGCAAATGCAAAGCCAGAGAAGTTATTTTCAGCCTTAGAAAGTTTTAAAGGGGTACAACGTCGTTTTTCTTATAGAATTAAGAATGATGATTTTGTGTTTATTGATGATTATGCGCATCATCCAACAGAGATAAATGCTGTCTTTGAGGCAATTACAGAAATGCATCCAAATAAAAAAGTATTAGCGGTTTTTCAACCACATTTATTTTCAAGAACAAGGGATTTTGCTGAGGATTTTGCTGAAAGTTTGTCGAAATTTGCAAATGTTTTGTTGTTAGATATTTATCCGGCTAGAGAAAAACCAATGGAGGGTATTACATCGGAATGGTTGTTGCAAAAGATAAATAGTCAGAATAAAAAATTAGTACAGAAATCAGAATTAATTACAGAGATACAAAAACAAGCTCCAGAAGTATTAATAGTTATGGGTGCTGGTGATATAGGTTTAGAAGTTGTAAAAATTCAAAAAGCTATAGCAAATGAAAATTAATTGGAACATTGTAAAAGCAATAATTTTATTGCTTACGGTAACGGGGCTTTTTGCATTTTCTAATATTAGGAATAGTAAAAAACCAATTTCAGAGCTCGATGTAACCTTTACAGATGATAATAATTTATACATGACTACGGGTATGGTTAATAAATTGTTAATACAAAGTTTTCAAGGGTTTGATATTGTACCTAAAGAAAATTTAGTTTTGAATACTATGGAAAAGGCCATTGAGGCCAACGAAATGGTTAAAAAAGCTCAAGTCTACCTCACGGTAAATGGTAAGTTGACGACGAAAATCGCGCAACGTAACCCCATTGGTCGTGTGGAAAGTAGTACAATATATTATCTTGATGATGAAGGAAAGCATATGCCGCTGTCTAGAAATCATTCCGCAAGGGTTCCTGTTATAACAGGAAATATAACGGAGGATAGCTTGGGAGAAGTATATTATA
This genomic stretch from Cellulophaga algicola DSM 14237 harbors:
- the murG gene encoding undecaprenyldiphospho-muramoylpentapeptide beta-N-acetylglucosaminyltransferase gives rise to the protein MGNYKFILSGGGTGGHIYPAVAIANELKRRHPSAEFLFVGAKDRMEMEKVPNAGYKIEGLWISGLQRKLTLKNLMFPFKLISSLIKAGGIVKRFKPDVVIGTGGFASGPLLKRASGMGVPCVLQEQNSFAGITNKLLAGKSKKICVAYDGMEHFFPLDKIVKTGNPVREDLVTMAATQVEALSFFELDTIKPTLVVLGGSLGARRINQLIEKELRFFKELGIQLVWQCGKLYYEEYKKYQSNDVKVFDFLNRMDFAYAAANFVISRAGAGSVSELCIVGKPVIYIPSPNVAEDHQTKNAMALVEKEAALMVKESDLASQFESVFSALFKDEEKQKELRVNSKKMAMPNATSDIVDEIEKLLKK
- the murC gene encoding UDP-N-acetylmuramate--L-alanine ligase, translated to MNMNQIHSVYFLGIGGIGMSALARYFVYLGKHVGGYDKTASPLTLELEEAGMAIHYEDDLAQIDAKFLDKETCLVVYTPAVPQDHSELNYFFDHKFEIKKRSEVLGLVTNETFCLAVAGTHGKTTTSSILAHILKEAQLPMTAFLGGISEDFGSNFYFQGSEFSVVEADEFDRSFLRLSPDIACITSMDADHLDIYGTGEELHKSFRAFAARLKVGGKLFVRNGLPIEGITYGIEDDSDYCAKNIEIIKGVYVFELQTPTVLYKGIRFKKPGRHNLLNAIVALGMALEANAKPEKLFSALESFKGVQRRFSYRIKNDDFVFIDDYAHHPTEINAVFEAITEMHPNKKVLAVFQPHLFSRTRDFAEDFAESLSKFANVLLLDIYPAREKPMEGITSEWLLQKINSQNKKLVQKSELITEIQKQAPEVLIVMGAGDIGLEVVKIQKAIANEN
- a CDS encoding cell division protein FtsQ/DivIB, with amino-acid sequence MKINWNIVKAIILLLTVTGLFAFSNIRNSKKPISELDVTFTDDNNLYMTTGMVNKLLIQSFQGFDIVPKENLVLNTMEKAIEANEMVKKAQVYLTVNGKLTTKIAQRNPIGRVESSTIYYLDDEGKHMPLSRNHSARVPVITGNITEDSLGEVYYILNYVNGEDFLRKNVIGVQVLKNQKYQLKFRTESFVVNLGKAEELSQKFNKFRAFYKKGQKDNSLAQYSLVSLEYNNQVVCTKI